In Leptolyngbya sp. SIO1E4, one DNA window encodes the following:
- a CDS encoding helix-turn-helix domain-containing protein — protein MNEKQQRTALAHFLKTRRAHISPGDVGLPPGVRRRTPGLRREEVAQLAEVGVTWYTWLEQGRDINVSEAVLTRIADALKLNRDERLHLLMLARSSFPMPPSPSSEPVSSVLQQLLDNQGINPTYLTGRRCDILAWNEAAAKVFGDFGSISTEERNLIWLLFTNSEFRRRFVDWERYAQDLLAIFRAYSGRYMGDPWYMRFVTDLAEVNSEFEEWWQQHDVCSQFDQHRQITHPDVGGLSFEVITLYVNGDPDLRLCTYIGQSESDTIKKLHKLVATNFI, from the coding sequence GTGAATGAAAAACAACAACGGACTGCTCTGGCTCACTTTTTGAAAACGCGCCGAGCACATATATCTCCCGGTGATGTTGGACTGCCACCAGGAGTTCGACGTCGTACACCTGGCTTGCGCCGCGAAGAGGTCGCTCAACTGGCCGAAGTTGGTGTCACTTGGTACACATGGCTAGAACAAGGGCGTGACATTAATGTCTCTGAGGCAGTTTTAACTCGCATTGCTGATGCTCTGAAGCTGAACAGAGATGAACGGTTGCATTTATTGATGCTGGCACGATCATCATTTCCGATGCCTCCTTCACCAAGTTCTGAACCAGTGAGCTCCGTGCTTCAACAGCTATTAGATAACCAAGGAATAAATCCGACCTACCTGACTGGAAGACGTTGCGATATTTTGGCCTGGAATGAGGCAGCAGCCAAGGTTTTTGGTGATTTTGGGTCGATTTCAACTGAAGAAAGGAACTTAATCTGGTTACTGTTTACCAATTCTGAATTTCGCAGGCGTTTTGTAGATTGGGAACGTTATGCGCAAGATTTACTTGCTATATTCCGAGCCTACTCTGGACGATACATGGGCGATCCTTGGTATATGCGGTTTGTTACAGACTTAGCAGAAGTTAACTCAGAGTTTGAGGAGTGGTGGCAGCAACATGATGTCTGTAGTCAATTTGATCAGCATCGCCAAATTACACACCCAGATGTTGGAGGACTATCATTTGAAGTTATTACACTATATGTAAATGGTGATCCTGACTTGAGGCTCTGCACATACATAGGACAGTCTGAGTCGGACACCATTAAAAAACTTCACAAATTAGTAGCGACCAACTTTATCTAA
- a CDS encoding AraC family transcriptional regulator — MEPYIYSSKASVSGAVLAEWAFESQLFCETCVIPDGCRDFIIRESLEEGCTWFISDLSRSAYMVPVSAGERMKGIRLQPGVEIRLTDLVSWLHNKNPADLFGSDQIDEFCVRDKQLAVALDCLASGILTVQCAAKDLGISVRSLQRIVKSGTQRSPHFWLSLARIRRAGRSLDSYDSLSDAAFAFGFSDQAHMTREMKKWFNITPNQIKANDEIRALLCEPGYG, encoded by the coding sequence ATGGAGCCATATATCTACTCTTCAAAAGCATCTGTCTCAGGAGCTGTACTTGCTGAATGGGCCTTCGAGTCTCAATTATTTTGTGAGACGTGCGTTATTCCAGATGGCTGCCGTGATTTCATCATTCGAGAATCTCTAGAGGAGGGCTGTACTTGGTTCATATCAGACCTCAGTCGTTCAGCGTATATGGTTCCAGTTTCAGCTGGTGAACGAATGAAGGGGATACGGCTTCAGCCTGGTGTTGAAATAAGACTTACTGATCTAGTAAGTTGGCTACACAATAAAAACCCTGCTGATCTCTTTGGTTCAGATCAAATAGATGAATTCTGTGTTAGAGATAAGCAACTGGCAGTCGCGTTGGATTGTCTTGCGTCAGGCATACTGACGGTGCAATGTGCCGCTAAGGACTTGGGAATATCGGTTCGCAGTTTGCAGCGCATTGTGAAATCAGGGACGCAGCGTTCGCCACACTTCTGGTTGTCCTTGGCTCGGATTCGCAGAGCCGGTAGATCATTAGATAGCTATGATAGCCTAAGCGACGCTGCATTCGCCTTTGGATTTTCTGATCAAGCTCATATGACTCGAGAAATGAAAAAATGGTTCAACATAACGCCAAATCAAATTAAAGCAAATGACGAAATACGAGCGTTGCTCTGTGAACCTGGGTATGGATAG
- the ctaD gene encoding cytochrome c oxidase subunit I, with product MVTSLEEMTPQGEQPSPGTPESWRRFFSFSTDHKVIGIQYIVTSFVFFLVGGIFAMIIRGELITPEADLIDRTVYNAMFTMHGTVMLFLWTFPVLAGLANYLVPLMIGARDMAFPRLNAVAFWMVPIFGIILMASFLVPGGPSQSGWWAYPPVSLQNPTGVLFNGQFLWLLAVALSGISSIMGAVNIVTTIFRMRAPGMGFFKMPAFVWTVMSAQIIQLFGLPALTAGAVMLLFDLTVGTSFFDPASGGDPVLYQHFFWFYSHPAVYVIILPIFGIFSELFPVYARKPLFGYKVVVLSSLVIVGLSAIVWVHHMYASGTPGWMRMLFMFSTMLISVPTGIKVFAWVATIWGGKIRLTSAMLFALGGLIMFVFAGVTGIMLAAVPVDIHVNNTYFVVGHFHYVIYGATVMGVYAALYHWFPKMTGRMYNEGLGQLHFVLTFIGANLNFFPMHPLGLMGMPRRVASYDPEFAFWNVIASIGGFLLGMSTLPFILNMIGSWLQGEKAPKNPWRAIGLEWLVSSPPTHENFDTLPVVIAEPYGYGKSEPLVSNLDALEVPHESH from the coding sequence ATGGTTACTTCGCTCGAAGAGATGACGCCTCAGGGTGAACAACCCTCCCCAGGCACCCCTGAAAGCTGGCGACGGTTTTTCAGCTTCAGCACCGACCACAAGGTGATTGGCATTCAATATATTGTCACGTCCTTTGTCTTTTTTCTGGTCGGCGGTATCTTCGCCATGATTATTCGGGGTGAACTGATCACCCCAGAGGCTGACCTGATTGATCGCACTGTCTACAACGCCATGTTTACGATGCATGGCACCGTCATGCTGTTTCTGTGGACGTTTCCGGTTTTAGCCGGGCTGGCCAACTATCTGGTGCCTCTCATGATCGGGGCGCGAGACATGGCGTTTCCTCGGCTCAATGCAGTGGCCTTCTGGATGGTGCCGATTTTTGGGATTATCCTCATGGCGAGCTTCTTGGTACCTGGAGGCCCCTCCCAGTCGGGGTGGTGGGCTTATCCGCCCGTGAGCTTGCAGAACCCTACCGGCGTGTTGTTCAACGGTCAGTTTCTCTGGCTGCTGGCGGTTGCTTTGTCAGGCATCTCGTCCATTATGGGGGCCGTCAACATTGTCACCACGATTTTTCGGATGCGAGCGCCCGGCATGGGATTTTTCAAAATGCCTGCCTTTGTTTGGACGGTGATGAGCGCTCAAATCATTCAGCTATTTGGGCTGCCGGCCTTAACCGCTGGAGCCGTCATGCTGTTGTTCGATTTGACCGTTGGCACGAGCTTTTTTGACCCGGCCTCAGGGGGGGATCCGGTGCTATACCAGCACTTTTTTTGGTTCTATTCTCACCCTGCGGTGTATGTCATCATTCTGCCGATCTTTGGCATTTTTTCGGAGCTGTTCCCGGTTTATGCCCGTAAACCACTGTTCGGATATAAGGTGGTTGTCCTTTCATCCCTGGTGATTGTTGGGCTGAGTGCGATCGTCTGGGTGCACCACATGTATGCCAGCGGCACTCCTGGATGGATGCGGATGCTGTTTATGTTCTCCACCATGCTGATTTCGGTGCCCACCGGAATCAAAGTTTTCGCCTGGGTGGCGACCATTTGGGGCGGCAAGATCAGGCTCACCAGCGCCATGCTCTTTGCGTTGGGTGGCCTGATTATGTTTGTCTTTGCAGGGGTGACGGGCATTATGCTAGCCGCTGTGCCTGTAGACATTCATGTCAACAACACGTACTTCGTGGTCGGGCACTTTCACTATGTGATTTATGGGGCAACGGTGATGGGCGTCTATGCAGCGCTGTATCACTGGTTCCCCAAAATGACGGGGCGTATGTATAACGAGGGGCTGGGGCAGCTCCACTTCGTCCTGACCTTTATTGGCGCTAACCTGAATTTCTTCCCGATGCATCCGCTGGGACTGATGGGAATGCCACGTCGAGTGGCTTCCTATGATCCTGAGTTTGCTTTTTGGAACGTGATTGCCAGCATTGGTGGATTTCTGCTGGGCATGTCTACGCTGCCGTTTATTTTGAACATGATTGGCTCCTGGCTGCAGGGCGAAAAGGCCCCTAAAAACCCGTGGCGCGCGATCGGGTTAGAGTGGCTGGTTTCGTCTCCCCCCACCCATGAGAACTTTGACACGCTACCTGTGGTGATTGCTGAACCCTATGGGTATGGCAAGTCTGAGCCCCTTGTGTCTAATCTTGATGCCTTAGAGGTGCCCCATGAATCCCACTGA
- a CDS encoding heme-copper oxidase subunit III, with protein MNPTEIDPSLNTQGAEPVVQSAHAAHEHDAAGNSMFGFIVFLLSESVIFFSFFAGYIAYKTTALDWLPAGVEGLEIRDPAINTVVLVSSSFVIYFAERYLQKENLWGFRAFWLLTMAMGSYFLYGQAVEWRSLEFGFTDGVFGGTFYLLTGFHGLHVLTGVLLQALMLGRSFIPGNYDTGEFGVAATSLFWHFVDVIWIILFVLIYVWQ; from the coding sequence ATGAATCCCACTGAGATTGACCCCTCGCTGAATACCCAGGGGGCAGAGCCTGTTGTGCAAAGTGCCCATGCTGCCCATGAGCACGATGCAGCGGGCAACAGCATGTTTGGCTTCATCGTCTTTTTGCTCTCAGAGAGCGTGATCTTCTTCAGTTTTTTTGCCGGGTATATTGCCTACAAGACCACCGCGCTCGACTGGCTGCCTGCAGGGGTTGAAGGGCTGGAAATCAGAGATCCTGCCATTAATACGGTGGTGCTGGTTTCCAGTAGTTTTGTGATTTACTTTGCTGAACGCTACCTGCAGAAGGAAAATTTGTGGGGGTTCCGTGCGTTTTGGCTACTGACCATGGCCATGGGCAGCTATTTTTTGTATGGTCAGGCGGTGGAATGGCGCAGTCTGGAATTTGGCTTCACCGATGGGGTTTTTGGCGGCACGTTTTATCTGCTTACCGGCTTCCATGGCCTGCATGTGCTGACGGGGGTTTTGCTGCAGGCACTCATGTTGGGGCGATCGTTTATTCCCGGCAACTATGACACTGGGGAGTTTGGGGTAGCGGCTACGTCCCTGTTTTGGCATTTTGTCGATGTCATCTGGATTATTCTGTTTGTGCTGATTTATGTATGGCAGTAA
- a CDS encoding MFS transporter, protein MLNAKKNFQWNIHQWVTLIAVSIASFQEPLATTMTVVALPDIEQATNANFTELQWIINAYVLMFAAFVLTAGAFMDLLGRRLVFVVGMGLFALGFLSCGLATNPLWLIISRGVLGLGAALSLGLPLLVYEFDGRDRATAFGIWGVAVCIGSAFGPLIGGIINDVLSWRWIFLTNVPVCLVVIILTLAQVRESSDPDSKQVDWMGLLSFTGMFFLLMFALIEGNEQGWTSPTIVGTFAGSIVLLISFLVVERHQVRPMFDLNLFRLPTFIGASIIAVVIAGTFFTLIVYLPLYFQSVLGYSATQAGLALVPMAVPLLVMGPISGRLANLLPSRIFLSIGLAIIAVGAARMLTISANSGLSALLGGMVLAGIGAGLINGELSNVAVSVAPSERSGMASGINHTMRQLGFGIAIAGLGAIFSYQVRSSVLTAVTDSATATSEQASELVEIAIAGNIESAVSSFPIEIQSVFTQIAKMSFVVGMRSIFIVTMIVALSGAALTYTLVREKDILTDSSKN, encoded by the coding sequence ATGCTTAACGCTAAAAAAAACTTTCAGTGGAATATTCACCAGTGGGTTACTTTAATTGCAGTCTCTATTGCTAGCTTTCAAGAACCGTTGGCAACTACTATGACCGTCGTGGCCTTGCCTGATATTGAGCAAGCTACCAACGCAAACTTTACTGAATTACAGTGGATTATCAATGCCTACGTGCTCATGTTTGCTGCCTTTGTTTTAACTGCTGGGGCATTTATGGATTTGCTAGGACGACGGCTAGTCTTTGTTGTCGGAATGGGTTTGTTTGCTCTCGGTTTCCTATCGTGTGGTCTAGCAACAAACCCGTTGTGGCTCATTATTTCACGAGGCGTGCTAGGTCTTGGTGCTGCGTTAAGTCTAGGGCTGCCGTTACTGGTCTATGAATTTGATGGCCGCGATCGTGCAACTGCCTTTGGCATCTGGGGTGTAGCAGTATGCATCGGTTCGGCATTCGGCCCTCTAATTGGAGGAATTATCAATGATGTTTTGAGCTGGCGATGGATCTTTCTAACTAATGTCCCTGTTTGCTTAGTTGTTATTATCTTGACACTTGCTCAAGTTAGAGAATCTAGTGATCCAGATTCTAAACAGGTTGACTGGATGGGGCTACTAAGCTTTACAGGGATGTTTTTTCTGTTAATGTTTGCGTTGATTGAAGGAAACGAGCAAGGCTGGACGAGTCCTACTATTGTTGGAACTTTTGCTGGCAGTATAGTGCTACTTATTAGCTTTCTAGTTGTTGAAAGGCATCAAGTTCGCCCGATGTTTGATCTTAATCTTTTTCGCCTACCAACGTTCATTGGAGCATCTATCATTGCAGTAGTTATCGCAGGCACATTCTTTACTCTGATTGTTTACCTGCCTCTCTATTTTCAAAGCGTTTTAGGCTATTCTGCAACTCAAGCAGGTCTAGCACTTGTACCAATGGCTGTGCCTCTATTGGTCATGGGGCCAATCTCGGGAAGGCTCGCTAACCTCTTACCATCGCGAATTTTTCTTAGCATAGGGCTAGCGATAATTGCAGTAGGAGCAGCGCGTATGCTAACGATTAGCGCTAACTCAGGTTTATCTGCGCTGCTAGGTGGCATGGTCTTAGCAGGAATTGGCGCGGGACTAATCAATGGAGAATTGTCAAATGTAGCAGTCAGCGTTGCACCTTCTGAACGCAGTGGCATGGCTTCTGGTATTAATCACACCATGCGTCAGCTAGGCTTTGGTATTGCTATTGCTGGACTAGGAGCGATTTTTAGTTATCAAGTTCGCAGTTCTGTCCTAACTGCAGTCACAGATAGCGCTACTGCCACCAGTGAGCAAGCCTCAGAATTAGTAGAGATAGCCATTGCCGGTAACATTGAGAGTGCAGTTTCCTCTTTTCCAATTGAAATCCAAAGTGTATTTACTCAAATTGCAAAGATGAGTTTTGTTGTCGGAATGCGTAGCATCTTTATCGTTACCATGATTGTCGCTTTATCTGGTGCAGCGCTGACTTATACGCTTGTAAGAGAAAAAGACATTCTTACCGATTCTAGCAAGAACTAA